In Amycolatopsis jiangsuensis, the following proteins share a genomic window:
- a CDS encoding peptide ABC transporter substrate-binding protein has translation MRGSTRFRAAAAVTTLSLLLLTACGGGSSSGSSGEADPNGTFTVYGTEPQNTLIPTNTNELGGSKAVDPMFAELVGFKGENAEPFNQMAESITTTDSKVYDIKIKHGWKFHDGTEVKAKNFVDAWNYGAYAPNGQINSTFFENIEGYADVHPEDENAKPAADKMSGLVVKNDYEFQVTLSAPFSVFGIKIGYTAFAPLPDAFFKDPKAFAQHPIGNGPMKFVSRTPNADIKLTRFDGYQGQDKVKFKDLDIKIYSSQETAYQDLLSNKLDFIETLPPSALAGSKYKTDLKDNLVTGHLLGISTIAIPYYVPGYDNLDLRKAISLAIDRAQITKTVMNDTYVPADGYVSQGIPGYRPGVCKFCKFDPAQAKMYFQKSGFKGKLTIASNADGGRKEPLVAACNSIKKTLGVACDFVPATDFGQWRSIVVGHKLTGMGRADWSADYPSIEDFLNPIFRTGASSNDSVYSNPQVDAKLAEADGTADKDAAVKLYQQAEDMIAQDLPSIPVWDEKGVAAKSDHAKTAGLDFRRRADLSTVEVTK, from the coding sequence ATGCGGGGTTCAACCAGGTTCCGCGCCGCCGCAGCGGTGACAACCTTGTCACTGCTGCTGCTGACCGCGTGCGGTGGCGGTTCGAGCAGCGGCTCGTCGGGGGAGGCCGACCCGAACGGGACGTTCACCGTCTACGGCACCGAACCCCAGAACACGCTGATCCCGACGAACACCAACGAACTGGGCGGCAGCAAGGCGGTCGACCCGATGTTCGCCGAGCTGGTCGGCTTCAAGGGGGAGAACGCCGAGCCGTTCAACCAGATGGCCGAATCGATCACCACGACCGATTCCAAGGTCTACGACATCAAGATCAAGCACGGCTGGAAGTTCCACGACGGCACCGAGGTCAAGGCGAAGAACTTCGTCGACGCCTGGAACTACGGCGCCTACGCGCCCAACGGCCAGATCAACAGCACGTTCTTCGAGAACATCGAGGGCTACGCGGACGTGCACCCCGAGGACGAGAACGCCAAGCCGGCCGCGGACAAGATGTCCGGCCTCGTGGTGAAGAACGACTACGAGTTCCAGGTCACCCTCAGCGCCCCGTTCTCCGTCTTCGGCATCAAGATCGGCTACACCGCTTTCGCGCCGCTGCCGGACGCGTTCTTCAAGGACCCGAAGGCGTTCGCGCAGCACCCGATCGGCAACGGTCCGATGAAGTTCGTGAGCCGCACCCCGAACGCGGACATCAAGCTCACCCGCTTCGACGGCTACCAGGGCCAGGACAAGGTCAAGTTCAAGGACCTGGACATCAAGATCTACTCCAGCCAGGAAACCGCCTACCAGGACCTGCTCAGCAACAAGCTGGACTTCATCGAGACGCTGCCGCCCTCGGCGCTGGCCGGCAGCAAGTACAAGACCGACCTGAAGGACAACCTGGTCACCGGCCACCTGCTGGGCATCAGCACGATCGCCATCCCGTACTACGTTCCCGGGTACGACAACCTCGACCTGCGCAAGGCGATCTCGCTCGCGATCGACCGCGCGCAGATCACCAAGACCGTCATGAACGACACCTACGTGCCTGCCGACGGCTACGTCTCCCAGGGCATCCCGGGTTACCGGCCGGGCGTGTGCAAGTTCTGCAAGTTCGATCCGGCACAGGCGAAGATGTACTTCCAGAAGTCCGGTTTCAAGGGCAAGCTGACGATTGCCTCGAACGCCGACGGTGGCCGCAAGGAACCGCTGGTGGCCGCGTGCAACAGCATCAAGAAGACCCTCGGCGTGGCCTGTGACTTCGTGCCCGCCACCGACTTCGGCCAGTGGCGCAGCATCGTGGTCGGGCACAAGCTCACCGGCATGGGCCGGGCGGACTGGTCGGCCGACTACCCGTCGATCGAGGACTTCCTCAACCCGATCTTCCGGACCGGTGCGTCGTCGAACGACTCGGTGTACTCCAACCCCCAGGTCGACGCGAAGCTCGCCGAGGCCGACGGGACCGCCGACAAGGACGCCGCGGTGAAGCTCTACCAGCAGGCCGAGGACATGATCGCCCAGGACCTGCCGTCGATCCCGGTGTGGGACGAGAAGGGCGTGGCCGCGAAGTCCGACCACGCCAAGACGGCCGGGCTGGACTTCCGCCGCCGCGCGGACCTCTCCACCGTCGAGGTCACGAAGTGA
- a CDS encoding ABC transporter permease, with the protein MIRYVLRRLLQLIPVFFGTTFLIYTLVWAVPGDPFSGKCGQQACPQAYIDLMTEKFHLDDNLIVQYFKYLGSLFTGDWGETFNGNSVGELIANSYPITLRLAIIAVIIEAVIGLSAGVLTGLRGRGFLDNLVLVSTTFLISLPVFVTAIVLQIVLGTEFGLIDASVSDDPGIGELIVPGIALGSLSMAYIARLTRTSIAENRHADYIRTAIAKGQPNSRVIGVHLLRNSVIPVLTFLGTDLGALMGGAIVTEGVFNINGLGGLIFRGIQNRESATVVGVVVLLVLVYLLMSLIVDLLYAVLDPRIRYD; encoded by the coding sequence ATGATTCGCTACGTCCTGCGCCGCCTGCTCCAGCTGATCCCGGTGTTCTTCGGCACCACGTTCCTGATCTACACGCTGGTGTGGGCCGTGCCCGGGGACCCGTTCTCCGGCAAATGCGGTCAACAGGCCTGCCCGCAGGCCTACATCGACCTGATGACCGAGAAGTTCCACCTGGACGACAACCTGATCGTCCAGTACTTCAAGTACCTCGGCAGCCTGTTCACCGGCGACTGGGGTGAGACCTTCAACGGCAACTCGGTCGGCGAGCTGATCGCCAACTCCTACCCGATCACGCTGCGGCTGGCGATCATCGCGGTGATCATCGAGGCCGTGATCGGGCTGTCCGCCGGGGTGCTGACCGGCCTGCGCGGCAGGGGTTTCCTGGACAATCTGGTGCTGGTCTCCACCACCTTCCTGATCTCCCTTCCGGTGTTCGTGACCGCGATCGTGCTGCAGATCGTGCTGGGTACCGAATTCGGCCTCATCGACGCGAGCGTGTCCGACGATCCCGGCATCGGTGAGCTGATCGTGCCGGGGATCGCGCTCGGCAGCCTGTCCATGGCCTACATCGCACGGCTGACCAGAACCTCGATCGCGGAGAACCGGCACGCCGACTACATCCGCACCGCGATCGCCAAGGGGCAGCCGAACAGCCGGGTGATCGGGGTGCACCTGCTGCGCAATTCGGTGATCCCGGTGCTCACGTTCCTGGGCACCGACCTGGGTGCGCTGATGGGTGGCGCGATCGTGACCGAGGGCGTGTTCAACATCAACGGCCTCGGTGGGCTCATCTTCCGCGGTATCCAGAACCGGGAGAGCGCGACCGTCGTCGGTGTCGTCGTGCTGCTGGTGCTGGTGTACCTGCTGATGAGCCTGATCGTGGACCTGCTCTACGCCGTTCTCGACCCGAGGATCCGTTATGACTGA
- a CDS encoding ABC transporter permease, translating into MTDPNLVGGGGVDAAELSRIDDSAAGPKKPRSLWADAWRQLRRKPSFLIAAVILLLVVLIAIAPGLFAHGDPGAADLTHANEGPSGDAWFGYDNQGYDVYTRTIYGARASLLVGIFATVLTVLFGSFMGIVAGYYGRLVDSVFSRFGDIFAGLPFVLGAIVILTTFNAPGSNPGQVTIIVQVVLSIAVLSWPVAMRIMRSATLVAKQLDYVKAARALGAGTPRIVFRHLLPNTLAPVLVYATIALGANIGAEATLAYLGIGVRPPVVSWGVMISDSRDYFRAIPHMLLFPGAFVTITVLAFVMLGDGIRDALDPKSR; encoded by the coding sequence ATGACTGACCCCAATCTCGTCGGTGGCGGGGGAGTCGACGCGGCGGAGCTGTCGCGTATCGACGATTCCGCTGCCGGACCGAAGAAACCCCGCAGCCTGTGGGCCGACGCCTGGCGCCAGTTGCGCCGGAAGCCGTCGTTCCTGATCGCCGCGGTGATCCTCCTGCTGGTGGTGCTGATCGCGATCGCGCCCGGGCTGTTCGCGCACGGCGATCCCGGCGCCGCCGACCTCACCCACGCGAACGAGGGACCGTCCGGCGACGCCTGGTTCGGCTACGACAACCAGGGCTACGACGTGTACACCCGCACCATCTACGGGGCACGGGCCTCGTTGCTGGTCGGGATCTTCGCGACCGTCCTGACTGTCCTCTTCGGATCGTTCATGGGCATCGTCGCGGGCTACTACGGCCGGCTCGTGGACAGCGTGTTCTCCCGGTTCGGCGACATCTTCGCCGGGCTGCCGTTCGTGCTCGGCGCGATCGTCATCCTCACCACGTTCAACGCGCCAGGGTCGAATCCCGGTCAGGTCACCATCATCGTGCAGGTGGTGCTCTCGATCGCGGTGCTGTCCTGGCCGGTCGCGATGCGCATCATGCGCTCGGCGACGCTGGTGGCCAAGCAGCTGGACTACGTCAAGGCGGCGCGGGCGCTCGGCGCGGGCACGCCCCGGATCGTGTTCCGGCACCTGCTGCCGAACACCCTGGCGCCGGTTCTGGTCTACGCCACCATCGCGCTCGGCGCGAACATCGGCGCCGAGGCGACGCTGGCCTACCTCGGCATCGGCGTGCGGCCGCCGGTCGTCTCGTGGGGCGTGATGATCAGCGATTCCCGCGACTACTTCCGGGCGATCCCGCACATGCTCCTGTTCCCCGGCGCGTTCGTCACCATCACCGTGCTCGCTTTCGTGATGCTCGGTGACGGAATCCGCGACGCGCTCGACCCGAAGTCGAGGTAG
- a CDS encoding ABC transporter ATP-binding protein, translating into MSTVDDELLLEVEDLHVEFRTSDGVANVLNGVGYGVHAGETLAVLGESGSGKSVTAQTIMGILDTPPGVITAGSIRYRGEDLLTASPQRRRELRGAEIAMIFQDALSALNPVFTVGFQIEEQLRVRQGLSKKDARKRAIELLELVRIPAAERRVKDYPHQFSGGMRQRAMIAMSLALDPDLLIADEPTTALDVTVQAQIMDLLAEIQRERRMGLILITHDLGVVAEVADRIAVMYAGRIVEQADARELYSSPGHPYTAALMDSLPRLDVKGQTLETIKGLPPSLLDIPPGCPFHPRCKRAEQHCRDERPPLHDLGLGRVSACHFAEEVVESRG; encoded by the coding sequence ATGTCCACAGTGGATGACGAGCTGCTGCTCGAGGTCGAGGACCTGCACGTGGAGTTCCGCACCTCCGACGGAGTGGCGAACGTGCTCAACGGCGTCGGTTACGGCGTCCATGCCGGGGAAACGCTGGCGGTGCTGGGTGAATCCGGCTCGGGCAAGAGCGTGACCGCGCAGACGATCATGGGCATCCTGGACACCCCGCCCGGCGTGATCACCGCTGGTTCGATCCGCTACCGCGGTGAGGATTTGCTCACGGCGAGCCCGCAGCGACGGCGTGAGCTGCGGGGCGCGGAGATCGCGATGATCTTCCAGGACGCGCTTTCCGCGCTCAACCCGGTGTTCACCGTCGGGTTCCAGATCGAGGAGCAGCTGCGCGTCCGGCAGGGACTGTCCAAGAAGGACGCCCGTAAGCGGGCGATCGAGCTGCTGGAGCTGGTCCGTATCCCGGCCGCCGAGAGGCGGGTGAAGGACTATCCGCACCAGTTCTCCGGCGGGATGCGCCAGCGCGCGATGATCGCGATGTCGCTCGCGCTCGACCCGGATCTGCTGATCGCGGACGAGCCGACGACCGCGCTGGACGTCACGGTGCAGGCGCAGATCATGGACCTGCTCGCGGAGATCCAGCGGGAACGCCGGATGGGGCTGATCCTGATCACCCACGACCTCGGGGTGGTCGCCGAGGTCGCGGACCGGATCGCGGTGATGTACGCCGGGCGGATCGTGGAACAGGCCGACGCGCGTGAGCTCTACAGCTCGCCGGGACACCCCTACACCGCGGCGTTGATGGATTCGCTGCCGCGGCTGGACGTCAAGGGACAGACCCTCGAGACGATCAAGGGACTGCCGCCGAGCCTGCTGGACATCCCGCCCGGCTGTCCGTTCCATCCGCGGTGCAAGCGGGCCGAGCAGCACTGCCGCGACGAGCGGCCGCCCCTGCACGATCTCGGTCTCGGCCGGGTCAGTGCGTGTCACTTCGCCGAAGAGGTGGTGGAAAGCCGTGGTTGA
- a CDS encoding ABC transporter ATP-binding protein produces MVEPILSVRDLVKHFPVRQGVLFKRTIGQVKAVDGVSFDLMPGETLGVVGESGCGKSTLAQVLMRLEEPTSGTASFDGRDLFRLRGAELRRLRREIQIVLQDPYTSLNPRMTVGDIVGEPFEIHPDVAPKGSRAAKVQELLEVVGLNPEHANRYPHQFSGGQRQRIGIARALALRPKVIICDEPVSALDVSIQAQVMNLLGELQGEFGLSYVFIAHDLSVVRHLSNRVAVMYLGKIVEVGTEDEIYERPSHPYTQALLSAVPVADPAVRGQRQIIRLDGDPPSPLDPPSGCRFRTRCWKAADVCATEVPALEPRTDGHLSACHFAEVRSVVP; encoded by the coding sequence GTGGTTGAGCCGATTCTCAGCGTGCGCGACCTGGTCAAGCACTTCCCGGTGCGCCAGGGCGTGCTGTTCAAGCGCACGATCGGTCAGGTGAAGGCCGTCGACGGCGTTTCGTTCGACCTGATGCCCGGCGAAACCCTCGGCGTGGTGGGCGAATCCGGCTGCGGAAAGTCGACGCTCGCGCAGGTGCTGATGCGACTGGAGGAGCCGACCAGCGGCACCGCCAGCTTCGACGGCCGGGACCTGTTCCGGTTGCGGGGCGCGGAGCTGCGCAGGCTGCGGCGGGAGATCCAGATCGTCCTGCAGGACCCGTACACGTCGCTGAACCCGCGGATGACCGTCGGCGACATCGTCGGCGAGCCGTTCGAGATCCACCCCGACGTGGCGCCCAAGGGCTCGCGGGCGGCGAAGGTGCAGGAGCTGCTGGAAGTCGTCGGGCTGAACCCCGAGCACGCCAACCGTTATCCGCACCAGTTCTCCGGCGGGCAGCGTCAGCGCATCGGCATCGCGCGGGCGCTGGCGTTGCGGCCGAAGGTGATCATCTGCGACGAGCCGGTATCCGCTTTGGACGTGTCGATCCAGGCGCAGGTGATGAACCTGCTCGGTGAGCTGCAGGGCGAGTTCGGACTGTCCTATGTGTTCATCGCGCACGACCTTTCGGTGGTGCGGCACCTGTCGAACCGGGTCGCGGTGATGTATCTGGGAAAGATCGTCGAGGTCGGCACCGAGGACGAGATCTACGAACGTCCGTCGCACCCCTACACCCAGGCGCTGCTTTCCGCGGTTCCGGTCGCCGATCCGGCGGTGCGCGGGCAGCGGCAGATCATCCGGCTCGACGGCGACCCGCCGAGCCCGCTGGACCCGCCGTCGGGCTGCCGGTTCCGCACCCGCTGCTGGAAGGCGGCCGACGTCTGCGCCACCGAGGTGCCGGCACTGGAGCCGCGCACCGACGGGCACCTGTCGGCCTGCCACTTCGCCGAGGTCCGCTCCGTCGTGCCGTGA